A single Bacillus sp. OxB-1 DNA region contains:
- a CDS encoding ABC transporter ATP-binding protein, protein MKPLLKVEEVHTHIGQYHILQGISFEAPEGEVSVLLGRNGAGKTTTLKTILNLTSATKGAVSFDGQNITKKETFKIANLGIGYVPEDQEIFGDLTVEENIKVAMRKEDDATLEKQEYVLNLFPDLKKYWKKDGGHLSGGQKQMLAMARAFVNDSKLLLIDEPSKGLAPIVVEKVMEAITEMKKSTTIVLVEQNFIMASKVGDTYTLIDDGKTVQSGLMKDLVHNEEIKRKYLGIG, encoded by the coding sequence ATGAAACCCTTGCTGAAAGTTGAAGAAGTTCATACACATATCGGGCAGTATCACATTCTTCAAGGCATATCCTTCGAAGCGCCGGAAGGGGAAGTAAGTGTATTGCTCGGTCGGAACGGTGCAGGCAAAACGACGACGTTGAAAACTATCCTCAATCTGACATCCGCTACAAAAGGAGCTGTTTCGTTTGACGGCCAGAATATTACCAAGAAGGAAACGTTCAAAATTGCGAATCTAGGAATCGGGTATGTGCCGGAAGATCAGGAAATATTCGGAGATCTAACAGTTGAGGAAAATATAAAAGTTGCCATGAGAAAAGAAGATGACGCGACATTGGAGAAACAGGAATACGTACTGAATCTTTTCCCGGATTTAAAAAAGTATTGGAAAAAGGACGGTGGGCATTTATCGGGCGGACAGAAACAGATGCTGGCCATGGCGCGGGCATTCGTCAATGACAGTAAACTGCTGCTAATCGATGAACCTTCCAAGGGCCTTGCCCCGATTGTAGTTGAGAAAGTGATGGAAGCCATTACGGAAATGAAGAAAAGTACAACGATCGTCCTCGTCGAACAGAATTTCATCATGGCTAGCAAAGTCGGAGATACATACACACTTATCGACGACGGGAAAACGGTTCAATCCGGGTTAATGAAAGACCTCGTCCATAACGAGGAAATAAAACGGAAGTATTTAGGAATCGGATAA
- a CDS encoding ABC transporter ATP-binding protein → MEPILKTENLTIRFGGHTAVDHVNFEMPANHFKSIIGPNGAGKTTFFNLISGELKASEGEVYFKGEPLAKSSSVSRTRKGIGRSFQITNVFPNLTVLENVRLAVQSKEKIRYQLLRHFTSYQALTKKARELLDLVLLTGKEEAIASQLSHGEKRKLEIAMLLALDTEVLLLDEPTAGMSLEEVPAILDVIRQIKNTGSKTILLIEHKMDMILDLSDSIMVLFNGKLLADGSPEEIMSNEQVQNAYLGGLYDETLAES, encoded by the coding sequence ATGGAACCTATCTTGAAAACTGAGAATTTGACGATTCGTTTCGGAGGGCATACCGCTGTGGACCATGTGAATTTTGAAATGCCCGCCAATCATTTCAAATCGATCATCGGTCCGAATGGGGCGGGAAAAACAACATTTTTCAACTTGATCAGCGGTGAATTAAAAGCGTCGGAAGGCGAGGTCTATTTCAAGGGGGAGCCTTTGGCAAAGTCTTCTTCCGTATCAAGAACTCGGAAAGGGATTGGCCGATCGTTCCAAATTACAAATGTCTTTCCGAACTTGACCGTGTTGGAGAACGTTCGATTGGCTGTCCAGTCAAAAGAAAAAATTCGCTATCAATTGTTGCGGCATTTCACTAGCTATCAAGCCTTAACTAAAAAAGCGCGGGAGTTGTTAGACCTTGTCTTGCTTACCGGAAAAGAAGAAGCGATTGCGAGCCAATTGTCACATGGCGAAAAAAGGAAACTGGAAATTGCCATGCTCTTGGCTCTTGATACGGAAGTACTGCTGCTAGATGAGCCGACAGCAGGGATGTCTTTAGAGGAAGTGCCTGCCATATTGGATGTCATCCGACAAATCAAAAATACCGGTTCGAAAACGATTCTATTAATCGAACATAAAATGGATATGATTCTAGACCTATCAGACTCCATTATGGTGCTATTCAACGGCAAGCTTCTGGCCGATGGGAGTCCAGAGGAAATCATGTCGAATGAACAGGTCCAAAATGCTTACTTGGGAGGGCTTTACGATGAAACCCTTGCTGAAAGTTGA
- a CDS encoding substrate-binding domain-containing protein → MRKGNLISILIFILVFTSACSSQGEAEKTGNDVGKAEEVETIKIGVLASLTGALESYGKQTRQGFELGLDYATDGTKEVAGKKIEVIFEDTETKPEVAVQKATKLLEEDGVDFLVGSSSSGDTLAVLPLAEEYEKIMVVEPAVADSITGSEFNKYIFRTGRNSSQDAVAGAAAIAKPGVKIATFAPDYSFGWDGIAAFKKAATDLGAEIILEEYAAPDATDFTSNLQKVVEAKPDYLYVVWAGANTPWNQINDMKIQEKGINISTGVADIPTLPTLEPLIGMEGFTVYYHTLPNNEVNDWLVTEHKERYDGEVPDLFTPGGMSSAIAIIEALKKTEGTTDSEQLIQTMEGMSFESPKGTMTFRKEDHQALQTLYSVKLEKPEGSEYPIPVLIRELSPSETEPPIMNK, encoded by the coding sequence ATGAGAAAAGGTAACTTAATAAGCATACTTATTTTTATCCTTGTATTCACCTCAGCCTGTAGTTCACAAGGCGAAGCCGAAAAAACTGGCAACGATGTCGGGAAAGCTGAAGAAGTAGAAACGATCAAAATCGGAGTCCTTGCATCACTGACAGGCGCTCTTGAATCTTATGGAAAACAGACACGGCAAGGCTTTGAATTAGGGTTGGATTATGCAACGGACGGCACAAAGGAAGTTGCAGGGAAAAAAATTGAAGTTATTTTCGAAGATACTGAAACGAAACCCGAAGTAGCTGTTCAAAAGGCCACTAAACTGTTGGAAGAAGACGGAGTGGACTTTCTTGTCGGATCTTCCAGTTCAGGAGATACACTGGCAGTTTTACCGTTAGCGGAAGAATATGAAAAAATAATGGTGGTCGAACCCGCTGTTGCCGATAGCATTACAGGATCAGAGTTTAATAAGTATATTTTTAGAACAGGACGAAACTCCTCACAAGATGCTGTAGCCGGCGCGGCAGCCATCGCAAAACCAGGCGTGAAAATTGCAACGTTTGCACCGGATTATTCATTTGGTTGGGATGGAATTGCGGCATTTAAAAAGGCGGCAACCGACCTCGGTGCTGAAATTATCTTAGAAGAATATGCAGCTCCGGATGCAACGGATTTCACTTCGAACTTGCAAAAAGTTGTAGAGGCGAAACCGGATTACCTATATGTCGTATGGGCAGGAGCAAATACGCCATGGAACCAAATAAATGACATGAAAATTCAGGAAAAAGGCATTAACATTTCGACAGGTGTTGCAGATATTCCTACGTTACCAACTTTGGAACCACTTATTGGAATGGAAGGATTCACAGTTTACTATCACACCCTTCCTAACAATGAAGTGAATGACTGGCTCGTTACGGAGCATAAAGAGCGTTATGACGGTGAAGTTCCTGATCTATTCACCCCTGGTGGGATGTCGTCTGCCATCGCGATTATTGAAGCATTGAAGAAAACGGAAGGTACGACGGATTCAGAGCAGTTAATTCAAACAATGGAAGGTATGTCGTTTGAATCGCCTAAAGGTACGATGACATTCCGAAAAGAAGATCACCAGGCACTTCAAACCCTTTACTCCGTCAAACTGGAGAAACCAGAAGGCTCCGAATATCCAATTCCTGTACTCATTCGGGAATTATCACCGAGTGAAACAGAGCCGCCGATTATGAACAAATAA
- a CDS encoding 3-oxoacyl-ACP synthase: MNTHFENIGIVETGVYFPPGIETAQDIAMKADIPEDVIREKFGLVKKHVSDETLHATDMAIEAAKPILTKIDPADIDVIIYFGSPFKDYHVWSGVSKIQHMLEAKNAFAFEMMNVSSCFPIALKVAKDMLSSDKAIQNILLVGGCKESHIVDYQNPRSRFMFNFADGGAAALVQRGRVTNTILASSFITDGSFHDDVKVLAGGSVHASSNEPYDHKAYGIDVRDPQDMKERLDLVSEKNFIHVVKEAVERSGYRVEDIDLLLPLHTKKSIFSKLVSDLGLTENQAIYLDEYGHLSALDPCIGLHLAKQQGKLKKGSLVVTVSAGTGYTWSATVIKWEGE, from the coding sequence ATGAATACTCATTTTGAAAATATAGGGATCGTTGAAACGGGTGTTTATTTTCCACCTGGCATTGAAACCGCACAAGACATTGCGATGAAAGCGGATATTCCCGAAGATGTGATCAGAGAGAAATTCGGCCTGGTTAAAAAGCATGTATCGGATGAGACATTGCATGCAACGGATATGGCGATTGAAGCGGCAAAACCGATTCTGACTAAGATAGACCCAGCCGATATCGATGTCATCATTTATTTTGGAAGCCCTTTCAAAGATTATCATGTCTGGTCAGGAGTATCAAAAATTCAACATATGCTCGAAGCCAAAAATGCTTTTGCCTTTGAAATGATGAATGTAAGTTCTTGCTTTCCAATTGCATTAAAAGTTGCAAAAGACATGCTAAGTTCTGATAAAGCGATTCAGAATATTCTATTAGTCGGTGGGTGTAAGGAGTCTCATATAGTCGATTACCAAAATCCAAGGTCCAGGTTCATGTTCAACTTTGCAGACGGTGGTGCAGCCGCTCTCGTACAGAGAGGACGCGTGACGAATACGATTTTAGCTTCCAGCTTTATTACGGATGGTTCGTTTCATGACGATGTGAAAGTGTTGGCAGGCGGATCTGTTCATGCTTCCTCAAACGAACCTTATGATCACAAAGCATATGGGATCGATGTAAGAGATCCACAAGATATGAAAGAAAGATTGGACCTTGTATCCGAAAAGAACTTTATTCACGTTGTAAAGGAGGCGGTAGAAAGAAGCGGATACCGAGTTGAAGATATTGATTTGCTCTTGCCACTTCATACGAAAAAATCAATTTTTTCCAAGTTGGTCAGCGATCTGGGCTTAACTGAAAATCAAGCAATCTATTTGGATGAATACGGACATTTGTCTGCACTTGATCCTTGTATCGGTTTACATCTTGCAAAACAACAAGGCAAATTAAAAAAAGGTTCCCTTGTTGTGACAGTCAGCGCCGGCACGGGCTATACGTGGAGCGCCACGGTCATCAAATGGGAAGGAGAGTGA
- a CDS encoding MaoC family dehydratase, whose protein sequence is MTSALYVGQKASFSRTVSETDIVQYAGLSGDFNPIHMDKEYATKTRFRERIAHGLLTSCNISRMLGMHLPGPGSVYVNQSLQFVKPVYIGDTITTTAEILEIKQDKGIVRLKTECHQQDGKLVLEGEATMLIPSEGELR, encoded by the coding sequence ATGACTTCAGCTTTGTATGTTGGTCAAAAGGCTTCTTTTAGTAGAACGGTCAGCGAAACAGATATCGTGCAATATGCGGGTTTGAGTGGAGATTTCAATCCGATCCATATGGATAAAGAATACGCAACGAAGACGAGGTTCAGAGAGCGAATCGCCCATGGCCTGTTAACATCCTGTAACATTTCAAGAATGTTGGGTATGCACCTGCCCGGCCCAGGCAGTGTGTATGTGAATCAATCGTTACAATTCGTTAAGCCAGTCTATATAGGAGATACCATCACAACGACCGCAGAAATTTTGGAAATCAAACAGGACAAAGGGATTGTTCGCTTAAAAACGGAATGCCATCAGCAAGACGGCAAGCTTGTTTTAGAGGGTGAGGCAACGATGCTTATTCCAAGTGAAGGAGAATTGCGATGA
- the menE gene encoding o-succinylbenzoate--CoA ligase — MQGISYWIEKRAYITPERIALVGNGRKYTYKEMADSIEQTVYVLGNELQIKKGQRIAILSSNNTAYMVMYFALAKMGCIIVPLNTRLSIKELEYQLNDCQATYLFTSDMFMQIGKDLQQLCGVKCLLLDSISKYPLDSMASAKKQQFSYTDVTAASPFIICYTSGTTGRPKGAVLTQENVYWNAVNNLLALDITSSDRMLTLLPFFHIGGIGLFTFPVFFAGGTVVIPDSTEPQHVLHTIEKEHITLVMGVPTIFSSLKNSDAFETTNFDSIRWLYSGGGPCPPDLIRHYLEKGIPLGQGYGLTEASPTVFMLSKEDYMKRVGSIGKPAMFCDVRIVNSEGEDAVPNEVGELLVKGPNVINGYWNLPEETEKAFIDGWFCTGDLVRADEEGFVYIAGRKKDMLISGGENIYPIEVEQVILQHPAVEEVAVFGVSDPKWGEVPVASVILTEGAHVTESEIISHCLKRLTKYKCPKKVEFVKDFPRSSIGKVNKVLLKNEFPGKEFAK, encoded by the coding sequence GTGCAAGGGATTTCCTATTGGATTGAAAAGAGGGCCTACATTACACCGGAAAGGATTGCTTTAGTTGGAAATGGCCGAAAATATACGTACAAAGAAATGGCCGACTCGATTGAACAGACAGTCTATGTTCTAGGAAACGAGCTGCAGATAAAAAAAGGACAGCGTATAGCAATCCTATCCTCCAACAATACCGCATACATGGTGATGTATTTCGCCTTAGCAAAAATGGGCTGCATTATCGTACCTTTGAATACTAGACTCTCCATCAAAGAATTAGAATATCAGCTAAATGATTGCCAGGCTACCTATCTTTTTACGTCTGATATGTTCATGCAAATAGGGAAGGATTTACAACAATTATGTGGTGTGAAGTGCTTGTTACTCGACTCCATTTCAAAGTATCCTCTCGATTCCATGGCATCAGCTAAGAAACAGCAGTTTTCATATACGGATGTAACTGCTGCTTCACCATTCATTATTTGCTATACATCCGGAACAACAGGAAGACCTAAAGGCGCGGTACTGACACAAGAAAATGTATATTGGAATGCAGTGAATAACCTACTGGCACTCGATATTACTTCATCGGATAGAATGTTGACATTATTACCCTTTTTCCATATCGGGGGCATCGGTTTGTTTACTTTTCCGGTGTTTTTTGCCGGAGGAACAGTTGTGATACCAGATAGCACGGAACCCCAACATGTGCTTCATACCATTGAAAAGGAACACATTACTTTAGTGATGGGCGTGCCCACTATCTTCAGTTCCTTAAAAAATAGTGATGCGTTTGAAACAACCAATTTTGATTCGATCCGATGGTTATACAGTGGCGGCGGTCCTTGTCCGCCCGATTTAATCCGCCATTATCTTGAAAAAGGAATTCCGTTGGGGCAAGGATATGGCCTAACGGAAGCTTCGCCTACCGTATTTATGCTTTCAAAAGAGGATTATATGAAAAGGGTCGGCTCTATCGGGAAACCTGCCATGTTTTGTGATGTGAGAATTGTGAACTCCGAAGGGGAAGATGCAGTTCCCAATGAGGTGGGTGAACTATTAGTGAAAGGGCCCAATGTTATAAATGGCTATTGGAATCTACCTGAAGAGACGGAGAAAGCATTTATCGATGGTTGGTTTTGCACAGGAGATTTGGTCAGGGCAGATGAAGAAGGTTTTGTTTATATTGCAGGACGAAAGAAAGATATGTTGATTTCTGGTGGTGAAAATATCTACCCAATTGAGGTGGAACAAGTCATCTTACAACATCCAGCAGTGGAAGAAGTGGCCGTTTTCGGGGTGTCGGATCCCAAATGGGGAGAAGTGCCAGTTGCCAGTGTCATCTTGACTGAAGGGGCCCACGTAACAGAGTCAGAAATAATCAGCCATTGTTTGAAAAGGCTTACAAAGTATAAGTGCCCGAAAAAAGTGGAATTTGTAAAAGATTTCCCAAGAAGTTCAATAGGTAAAGTGAATAAGGTTCTATTGAAAAACGAATTTCCTGGAAAGGAGTTTGCAAAATGA
- a CDS encoding TetR family transcriptional regulator, with protein MDEKENERALPVTTKGNVTRRKLLHTAEEIFGKKGYFNTSIVDITQTANVAQGTFYNYFSSKKEIFEELVRQLSRDFRHEIQLNVSKATNAKEAQIIGFQTFFRWLKDHRNLYSIVQQSVLVDENLYREYYERLASGYRKGLEAGMTEEEFKQLDHETVAYSLMGISQFIGMRWVYWKDEDVPESVFEDMITLIFEGISKRKG; from the coding sequence ATTGATGAAAAAGAGAATGAAAGAGCGTTACCTGTAACGACAAAAGGAAATGTAACGAGGCGGAAATTACTTCATACGGCGGAAGAGATTTTTGGAAAGAAAGGTTACTTTAATACTTCCATAGTGGATATTACGCAAACAGCAAATGTCGCACAGGGAACGTTTTACAATTACTTTTCTTCAAAAAAAGAAATTTTCGAAGAACTGGTTAGACAACTAAGCCGTGACTTTCGCCATGAAATCCAATTGAATGTTTCAAAGGCAACAAATGCAAAAGAAGCCCAAATCATTGGATTTCAAACATTCTTCCGGTGGTTAAAAGACCATCGCAACCTTTATAGTATCGTCCAGCAGTCAGTGCTGGTAGATGAAAACCTATACCGTGAATATTACGAACGGTTGGCGTCCGGTTATCGAAAAGGGCTTGAAGCCGGGATGACGGAAGAAGAGTTTAAGCAGCTGGATCATGAAACGGTTGCGTACTCCCTTATGGGAATCAGCCAATTCATCGGGATGAGATGGGTTTATTGGAAGGATGAAGATGTTCCGGAGAGTGTTTTTGAAGATATGATCACACTCATATTTGAAGGGATCAGTAAACGAAAGGGATGA
- a CDS encoding bacterial transcriptional activator domain-containing protein, producing the protein MAIATTVVAYGSTLIQSGQFEWILEIINELSAATQDEFYPLHYYAGEAYRYRASYETAQASYVECMKIAEQHEDFYFISRANAGIAHIYLDTIQPGIAESYLSQAIHFAQASKRTSSQEMQMLKRQFAENLVNLAQSYTRLREFQKTAYWAEKILRIDRTWEEAHRLLMYAHYQLQNRSQSVKWYQKCKKVLEEEFAIMPMETTEQMYKMIVNEL; encoded by the coding sequence ATGGCAATCGCAACCACCGTCGTTGCCTATGGATCGACCTTAATCCAATCGGGCCAATTTGAATGGATTCTCGAAATCATCAACGAGTTATCGGCTGCGACTCAAGACGAATTTTATCCGCTGCATTATTACGCGGGCGAGGCATATCGTTATCGTGCTTCCTATGAAACCGCGCAGGCATCCTATGTAGAATGTATGAAGATTGCAGAACAGCATGAGGACTTTTATTTTATCAGTCGGGCAAATGCTGGCATCGCCCATATTTATTTGGATACGATTCAACCGGGGATTGCTGAATCGTATTTAAGTCAGGCGATTCATTTTGCGCAAGCAAGCAAAAGAACGAGTTCTCAAGAGATGCAAATGTTAAAACGGCAGTTTGCCGAAAATCTCGTGAATCTCGCCCAATCCTATACCCGACTTCGGGAATTTCAAAAGACCGCCTATTGGGCGGAAAAGATATTGCGGATTGATCGGACTTGGGAAGAAGCGCATCGATTACTGATGTATGCCCATTATCAGTTGCAAAATAGATCGCAATCCGTGAAATGGTACCAAAAGTGTAAAAAGGTACTTGAAGAAGAATTTGCGATTATGCCGATGGAAACGACCGAACAAATGTATAAAATGATAGTCAATGAGTTATGA
- a CDS encoding acyl-CoA thioesterase — MFISEKEIEVRYAETDQMGVVYHANYLVWMEIGRTSLIQDLGFTYAGLESDGYLAPVIDLSIQYKASMRYGEKAIVRTWIEKHEKLRTTYGYEILHEDGTVAATGTSEHVLVKKENFRPVPLSKIDPAWDAKYTEVRRVKD, encoded by the coding sequence ATGTTTATCAGTGAAAAGGAAATTGAAGTGCGTTATGCGGAGACGGATCAGATGGGTGTCGTCTATCATGCGAATTATTTAGTCTGGATGGAAATTGGCCGGACGTCGTTGATTCAAGATTTAGGATTTACATATGCTGGGTTGGAGTCGGACGGTTATTTGGCGCCTGTCATTGATTTGTCCATTCAATATAAAGCGTCCATGCGTTATGGTGAGAAAGCGATTGTCCGGACGTGGATTGAAAAACATGAGAAGCTGCGGACCACTTACGGGTATGAAATCCTTCATGAAGATGGAACGGTGGCCGCGACAGGGACGTCAGAGCATGTACTCGTGAAAAAAGAGAATTTCCGGCCCGTTCCATTGTCTAAAATCGATCCGGCATGGGATGCCAAATACACGGAAGTTCGCCGGGTGAAAGACTGA
- the acnA gene encoding aconitate hydratase AcnA, producing MAKSNLHNSRQSFELNGKTYNYYRLKAIEEAGIANISKLPYSIKVLLESVLRQHDGYVIKDDHVENLAKWGKDADKEAEVPFKPSRVILQDFTGVPVVVDLASLRSAMAEMGGNPDKINPEIPVDLVIDHSVQVDRYGSPDALRVNMELEFERNAERYQFLSWAQKAYDNYRAVPPATGIVHQVNLEYLANVVHAIENEDGTFETYPDTLVGTDSHTTMINGIGVLGWGVGGIEAEAGMLGQPSYFPIPEVIGVKLVGELPNGTTATDLALKVTQTLRAKGVVGKFVEFFGPGVSKLPLADRATIANMAPEYGATCGFFPVDEESLDYMRLTGRDEDHIQVVKQYLIENDMFFTPENVEPTYTDVVEIDLSEIVANLAGPKRPQDLIPLTEMKRAFNEAVVAPEGNQGFGFSPKELEKTSTVEFEDGRKVDIKTGDLAIAAITSCTNTSNPYVMLGAGLVAKKAVEKGLTPPAYVKTSLAPGSKVVTGYLKDSGLDQYLDQIGFNTVGYGCTTCIGNSGPLLPEIEKAISANDMLMSSVLSGNRNFEGRIHPLVKANYLASPPLVVAYALAGTVDIDFEKDPIGKDKDGFDVYFKDIWPSTEEVQEVVKATVTPDLFRKEYERVFTENEAWNAIETTDDALYDFDENSTYIQNPPFFEGLSKEPGDIQTLAGLRVVGKFGDSITTDHISPAGAIGKDTPAGIYLRERGVEPRFFNSYGSRRGNHEVMMRGTFANIRIRNQIAKGTEGGFTTYWPTKEIMPIYDAAMKYQADGTGLAIIAGKDYGMGSSRDWAAKGTSLLGIKTVIAESYERIHRSNLVMMGVLPLQFLNGENAESLGLTGEEAISVNIAEGVKPRDILKVTATSPDGKVTEFNALARFDSEVEIDYYRHGGILQMVLRDKLKAN from the coding sequence ATGGCAAAAAGCAATTTGCACAACAGCCGCCAATCGTTTGAATTGAACGGTAAAACGTACAATTATTACCGTCTGAAAGCAATCGAAGAAGCAGGCATTGCGAACATCTCCAAACTACCTTATTCGATTAAAGTGTTACTTGAATCCGTATTGCGTCAACATGATGGCTATGTCATCAAAGACGATCACGTGGAAAACTTGGCAAAATGGGGCAAAGACGCAGACAAAGAGGCGGAAGTCCCATTCAAACCATCCCGTGTCATCCTACAAGACTTCACAGGCGTTCCGGTTGTCGTAGACTTGGCATCCCTTCGCTCCGCAATGGCGGAAATGGGCGGAAACCCTGACAAAATCAACCCGGAAATTCCGGTTGACCTTGTCATCGACCACTCGGTGCAAGTAGACCGCTACGGTTCCCCAGATGCGCTTCGCGTCAACATGGAACTCGAGTTCGAACGTAACGCGGAACGTTATCAATTCCTAAGCTGGGCGCAGAAAGCGTACGATAACTATCGTGCAGTTCCTCCAGCAACAGGTATCGTTCACCAAGTTAACTTAGAGTACTTGGCAAACGTCGTACACGCGATCGAAAACGAAGACGGCACGTTCGAAACATACCCGGATACACTTGTCGGTACGGACTCCCACACGACGATGATCAACGGCATCGGTGTTCTCGGATGGGGCGTCGGCGGTATCGAAGCGGAAGCCGGAATGCTTGGCCAACCTTCATACTTCCCGATCCCGGAAGTAATCGGCGTCAAACTTGTCGGTGAGCTTCCGAACGGAACAACTGCAACAGACTTGGCATTGAAAGTGACACAAACGCTCCGTGCAAAAGGCGTTGTCGGCAAATTCGTCGAGTTCTTCGGACCTGGCGTATCGAAACTTCCTCTTGCAGACCGTGCAACAATCGCCAACATGGCGCCGGAGTACGGTGCAACTTGCGGATTCTTCCCGGTTGACGAAGAGTCGCTTGATTATATGCGCCTAACAGGCCGTGACGAAGACCATATCCAAGTCGTCAAACAATATTTGATTGAAAACGACATGTTCTTCACACCTGAAAATGTAGAGCCGACGTATACGGATGTTGTCGAAATCGACCTTTCTGAAATCGTCGCAAACCTTGCGGGACCAAAACGTCCACAAGATTTGATTCCACTTACAGAGATGAAGCGCGCGTTCAACGAAGCGGTCGTTGCTCCTGAAGGGAACCAAGGTTTTGGATTCTCTCCGAAAGAGCTTGAAAAAACATCGACGGTCGAATTCGAAGACGGCCGCAAAGTGGACATCAAGACAGGTGACCTTGCGATTGCAGCGATTACGTCTTGTACGAACACGTCCAACCCATACGTCATGTTAGGGGCGGGACTGGTAGCGAAAAAAGCGGTGGAAAAAGGCTTGACTCCACCGGCATACGTGAAAACTTCACTCGCACCAGGTTCGAAAGTCGTTACAGGCTACTTGAAAGATTCAGGTTTGGATCAATACCTTGACCAAATCGGATTCAATACGGTCGGATACGGATGTACGACATGTATCGGGAACTCCGGACCGCTTCTTCCTGAAATCGAAAAAGCGATCTCCGCAAACGATATGCTCATGTCTTCTGTCCTTTCCGGTAACCGTAACTTCGAAGGCCGGATCCACCCGCTTGTGAAAGCGAACTACTTGGCTTCACCGCCGCTTGTCGTTGCGTATGCACTTGCTGGTACAGTCGATATCGACTTCGAAAAAGATCCGATCGGCAAAGACAAAGATGGATTCGATGTCTACTTCAAAGACATCTGGCCATCTACGGAAGAAGTTCAGGAAGTCGTCAAAGCGACTGTCACACCTGATCTGTTCCGCAAAGAGTACGAGCGCGTATTCACAGAAAACGAAGCATGGAATGCAATCGAAACTACAGACGATGCCTTGTATGATTTCGATGAAAACTCGACATACATCCAAAACCCGCCGTTCTTCGAAGGCCTTTCGAAAGAACCAGGCGACATCCAAACATTGGCTGGTCTACGGGTTGTCGGTAAATTCGGCGATTCCATCACAACGGACCACATCTCTCCTGCTGGAGCAATCGGTAAAGATACACCGGCTGGAATTTACTTGCGCGAGCGCGGCGTAGAGCCACGTTTCTTCAACTCGTACGGTTCCCGCCGTGGTAACCACGAAGTGATGATGCGCGGTACATTCGCGAACATCCGGATCCGTAACCAGATTGCAAAAGGCACGGAAGGCGGATTCACAACATACTGGCCAACAAAAGAAATCATGCCAATCTATGACGCAGCGATGAAATACCAAGCTGACGGCACAGGTCTTGCGATTATCGCGGGTAAAGATTACGGCATGGGCTCTTCCCGTGACTGGGCTGCCAAAGGGACATCCCTCCTTGGCATCAAAACGGTCATCGCGGAAAGCTACGAGCGGATCCACCGTTCGAACCTTGTCATGATGGGTGTTCTTCCACTTCAATTCTTGAACGGTGAAAACGCAGAATCCCTTGGCCTGACAGGCGAAGAGGCAATCAGCGTCAACATCGCGGAAGGCGTCAAACCACGCGACATCCTGAAAGTGACAGCGACTTCCCCAGACGGAAAAGTGACAGAGTTCAACGCTCTTGCACGTTTCGACTCCGAAGTGGAAATCGACTACTACCGTCACGGCGGAATCCTGCAAATGGTTCTTCGCGACAAATTGAAAGCAAACTAA